From one Lolium rigidum isolate FL_2022 chromosome 4, APGP_CSIRO_Lrig_0.1, whole genome shotgun sequence genomic stretch:
- the LOC124708666 gene encoding aspartic proteinase-like, giving the protein MGRRHLFLVATCLCALSCATLLDASSNDGLLRINLNKKTLNYESLTEAKLARQQDSRRLLKTGGSDSDIVPLVDYLNTQYFGVIGLGTPPQNFTVIFDTGSSNLWVPSSKCYFSIACYLHPRYKSSKSSTYKADGETCQISYGSGAISGFFSNDNVLVGELVVKNQKFIETTRESSVSFIVGKFDGILGLGYPDISVGEAPPVWLSMQEQKLLADNVFSFWLNRDSDAPSGGELVFGGMDPNHYKGNHTYVPVSSKGYWQFNMGDLLIDGHSTGFCANGCAAIVDSGTSLLAGPTAIITQVNQAIGAEGIISTECKEVVSQYGEMILELLVAQTQPQKVCSQVGLCLFDGTHSVSNGIESVVGQENVGADLMCTACEMAVVWIENQLRENKTQELILQYVNQLCERLPSPNGESTVSCHEISTMPNLAFTIANKTFVLTPEQYIVKLEQSGQTVCISGFMAFDIPPPQGPLWILGDVFMGAYHTVFDFGKDRIGFATSA; this is encoded by the exons ATGGGGCGGAGGCATCTTTTCTTGGTGGCCACTTGTTTGTGTGCTCTCTCATGCGCCACGCTGCTTGATGCTTCCTCTAACGACGGGCTGCTAAGGATCAACCTGAACAAGAAGACATTGAACTATGAATCTCTGACTGAAGCCAAGCTGGCGAGGCAGCAGGACAGCCGTCGACTGCTGAAGACCGGTGGCTCGGACAGCGACATCGTGCCTCTTGTCGACTACCTCAACACGCAGTACTTTGGGGTGATCGGCCTCGGCACGCCACCGCAGAACTTCACTGTGATATTCGACACCGGGAGCTCCAACCTCTGGGTTCCCTCGTCCAAGTGCTATTTCTCG ATAGCGTGTTACCTCCACCCCAGGTACAAATCGAGCAAATCAAGCACTTATAAAGCTGATG GAGAGACTTGCCAAATTTCATATGGTTCTGGAGCAATCTCTGGATTTTTCAGCAATGATAATGTGTTGGTTGGGGAGCTTGTTGTGAAAAACCAG AAATTCATTGAGACGACGCGTGAATCAAGTGTTAGCTTTATCGTCGGGAAATTTGATGGCATCCTTGGCCTTGGCTACCCTGACATCTCAGTTGGGGAAGCCCCTCCAGTATG GCTGAGCATGCAAGAGCAGAAACTGCTCGCTGACAACGTCTTCTCATTCTGGCTTAACCGGGATTCTGATGCACCTTCTGGTGGCGAGCTCGTCTTCGGTGGCATGGACCCAAATCACTATAAAGGAAACCACACCTATGTCCCTGTGAGCAGCAAAGGTTACTGGCAATTTAACATGGGTGATCTCTTGATTGATGGTCACTCCACGGGCTTCTGTGCCAATGGCTGTGCTGCTATTGTGGACTCTGGGACTTCCCTGCTGGCTGGACCAACT GCTATAATTACTCAGGTGAACCAGGCAATTGGAGCTGAGGGAATTATCAGCACAGAATGTAAAGAAGTGGTGAGCCAGTACGGAGAGATGATCCTCGAGTTGTTAGTAGCACAG ACACAGCCACAGAAAGTATGCAGTCAGGTCGGTCTGTGTTTGTTTGATGGTACTCACTCTGTCAG TAATGGAATCGAATCTGTTGTTGGTCAAGAAAATGTTGGCGCGGATCTTATGTGCACAGCTTGTGAGATGGCTGTTGTGTGGATAGAGAACCAGCTGCGCGAAAACAAAACACAGGAGCTGATATTGCAATATGTTAACCAG CTGTGTGAGCGCCTACCGAGCCCTAATGGAGAGTCAACAGTCAGCTGCCATGAGATATCTACAATGCCGAATCTTGCTTTCACCATCGCAAACAAGACATTCGTGCTAACGCCAGAGCAG TATATTGTGAAATTGGAGCAATCAGGGCAAACCGTCTGCATCAGTGGGTTCATGGCGTTCGACATACCACCACCACAGGGTCCTCTCTG GATTCTTGGGGATGTGTTCATGGGCGCTTACCACACTGTGTTTGACTTCGGTAAAGACAGGATCGGATTCGCAACATCAGCATGA
- the LOC124649539 gene encoding 1,4-dihydroxy-2-naphthoyl-CoA thioesterase 1-like: MAGKGQSGGPPASSPPGPPPGFGEGVPPDNALHALGFEFTRITGDEVLGRLTVTEICCQPFKMLNGGVSALIAESTASIGGFMASGYKRVAGVQLSINHLKPARLGDRIEAKASPIQVGRNIQVWEVQIWLMDPSTSERKDLASSARVTILTNMSTPERVKNYEQGIKKYSKL; this comes from the exons ATGGCGGGCAAGGGACAGAGCGGCGGCCCTCCAGCGTCGTCTCCACCCGGGCCGCCGCCCGGCTTCGGAGAGGGCGTGCCGCCGGACAACGCGCTGCACGCCCTGGGCTTCGAGTTCACCCGCATCACTGGGGACGAGGTCCTCGGCCGCCTCACCGTCACCGAGATCTGCTGCCAG CCGTTCAAGATGCTCAACGGCGGCGTGTCGGCGCTCATCGCGGAGTCGACGGCGAGCATCGGCGGGTTCATGGCGTCGGGGTACAAGAGGGTGGCCGGCGTGCAGCTCTCCATCAACCACCTCAAGCCCGCCCGCCTCGGCGACCGGATCGAGGCCAAGGCCAGCCCCATCCAGGTCGGCCGCAACATCCAG GTCTGGGAGGTCCAGATATGGCTGATGGATCCTTCCACTTCGGAGCGCAAAGATTTGGCGTCATCTGCAAGAGTCACCATATTAACCAACATGTCAACACCGGAGAGGGTAAAGAACTACGAACAAGGCATCAAGAAATACTCAAAGCTGTAG